The Rhododendron vialii isolate Sample 1 chromosome 8a, ASM3025357v1 genome has a window encoding:
- the LOC131335278 gene encoding inositol polyphosphate multikinase beta, which yields MLKVPAHQVAGHQAIDGKIGPLVDDSGRFYKPLQSDERGVNEVAFYTSFSSNKKIPDHIRRFFPVFHGTQLVQASDGSGMCPHLVLQDLASSHINPSIMDIKIGTRTWPPRASEDYIAKCLKKDRESTSTELGFRISGFQIYRSKESGYWKPDKGYIRSFSAEDVRVILRKFVSSNVSADSDSDPDCAFASTVYGGSNGILAQLLELKAWFEDQTIFHFYTCSVLMMFEKELALKGRSSCAEVKLVDFAHVVEGRGVIDHNFLGGLCSFIKFVSEILTGPVESPPKSCLQDSERN from the coding sequence ATGCTTAAGGTCCCAGCTCATCAAGTTGCTGGTCACCAAGCCATTGATGGAAAGATTGGCCCCCTTGTCGATGATTCGGGACGATTCTACAAGCCTCTCCAGAGTGATGAACGTGGGGTCAATGAAGTAGCATTCTATACCTCATTCTCTTCCAATAAGAAGATCCCAGATCACATTCGTAGGTTCTTTCCTGTATTCCATGGCACTCAGCTTGTGCAAGCATCTGATGGATCTGGAATGTGTCCTCACCTTGTTTTGCAAGACCTTGCCTCAAGTCACATAAATCCATCCATCATGGACATTAAAATCGGCACCAGAACCTGGCCTCCACGAGCATCTGAGGACTATATAGCAAAATGCTTGAAGAAAGATCGCGAAAGCACAAGTACAGAATTGGGTTTCAGGATATCGGGGTTCCAGATATACAGAAGCAAAGAATCAGGATATTGGAAACCCGACAAAGGGTATATCCGGAGTTTTTCGGCAGAGGATGTTAGAGTAATTCTGAGGAAATTTGTTTCGTCTAATGTATCAGCGGACTCAGATTCGGATCCAGATTGTGCTTTTGCGTCTACTGTTTATGGGGGTTCGAACGGGATTTTGGCGCAACTTCTGGAGCTGAAAGCATGGTTTGAAGATCAAACTATTTTCCATTTCTATACTTGTTCAGTGCTTATGATGTTTGAAAAGGAGTTGGCTTTGAAGGGAAGGAGCTCATGTGCAGAGGTCAAACTGGTTGATTTTGCGCATGTTGTGGAAGGTAGAGGTGTtattgatcataactttttgggTGGGCTTTGTTCATTTATAAAGTTTGTTTCGGAGATACTTACTGGTCCAGTTGAGAGCCCTCCCAAATCTTGTCTGCAGGACTCTGAGAGGAACTGA